One Ricinus communis isolate WT05 ecotype wild-type chromosome 1, ASM1957865v1, whole genome shotgun sequence DNA window includes the following coding sequences:
- the LOC8270794 gene encoding ribosome production factor 1, with the protein MGGKRKKSEDAEYENGEDLEIKKKKKKKKNDDDKEGEEKKKEILPSTIKNKEKRSAALAKLKHLKKLEKRKKIKARDASEKRALELGEEPPPRQTPRTIENTREFDETVCKPDDDELFAGNDADEFSLILRRERTPKILITTCRFNSTRGPLFIKEMLSVIPNAEYRKRGTYDLKKIIEYAIKKDFTTIIDVHTSRREPDALLIIGLPYGPTAHFKLSNLVLRKDIKNHGNPTNHQPELVLNNFTTRLGHRIGRLIQSIFPQDPNFRGRRVVTFHNQRDFIFFRHHRYIFETKECKDNDSKGQKVKGEKIAQEKVVARLQECGPRFTLKLISLQHGTFDTKSGEYEWVHKPEMDASRRRFFL; encoded by the exons ATGGGAGGCAAGCGAAAGAAGAGCGAAGACGCTGAATACGAAAATGGCGaagatttagaaattaaaaagaaaaagaagaagaagaagaatgatgatgataaagaaggagaggagaaaaagaaggagATACTTCCATCGACGataaagaacaaagagaaGAGATCAGCAGCTCTTGCTAAACTCAAACACTTAAAGAAGCTCGAGAAGCGGAAAAAGATCAAAGCTCGTGATGCCTCGGAGAAGCGCGCTCTTGAGCTCGGCGAGgag CCTCCTCCAAGGCAGACTCCTCGGACCATTGAGAATACAAGGGAGTTTGATGAGACTGTATGCAAGCCTGATGATGATGAG CTATTTGCAGGCAATGATGCGGatgaatttagtttaattctAAGGCGGGAACGTACACCAAAGATATTGATCACCACTTGCCGATTTAATTCTACA AGGGGAcctctttttataaaagaaatgctTTCAGTTATCCCAAATGCAGAATACAGAAAGAGAGGAACCTATGATTTGAAAAAG ATTATTGAGTATGCAATTAAGAAGGATTTTACTACTATCATAGATGTCCACACCAGCCGCAGAGAACCAG ATGCTCTCTTGATCATTGGTTTGCCCTATGGACCTACTGCACATTTCAAGCTCTCAAATCTCGTCTTACGCAAGGATATTAAG AATCATGGAAATCCTACCAATCACCAGCCAGAGTTGGTATTGAATAACTTTACGACGCGCTTGGGCCATCGGATCGGGAG ACTAATACAGTCTATTTTCCCACAAGATCCAAATTTTCGTGGGCGGAGAGTTGTAACCTTTCACAATCAACgggattttatatttttccgGCATCACCG GTACATTTTTGAAACCAAAGAGTGTAAAGACAATGATTCGAAAGGCCAAAAAGTGAAGGGTGAGAAGATCGCTCAAGAGAAAGTAGTTGCACGCCTTCAG GAATGTGGTCCTCGATTTACATTAAAGTTGATAAGTCTGCAGCATGGAACATTCGACACCAAAAGTGGTGAATATGAGTGGGTTCACAAG CCTGAAATGGATGCCAGTCGAAGGAGGTTTTTCCTGTGA
- the LOC8270793 gene encoding uncharacterized protein LOC8270793 isoform X1, whose product MNFQLFQPQNPAFQPEWAVEDIRTTFFKCVRWQVEETLDPINCPYHYFCDSNYPGNYPPYVDFLVFLFATSSYLATLVIMVIDISRKAGACLSRSKRFLLPSGPVSLPIILLALAKGYRTNSIFPLSCTGPAILQLLQVSALAFDHGVDKDIRYAIYEASTISGILHASLYLDSIILPYYTGFDALVSSTFSGECQSCVCRREVLVVGGRLVDYRGWSITTFSVVGALCSRIICRMTGEKKRRMMAIKFLLESLSWILITLDCIYLTRKAPPEQSMLRIAAFGSVLVLICLHLIKKLSSQITQWNLAQEKSNG is encoded by the coding sequence ATGAACTTCCAACTCTTTCAGCCACAGAATCCAGCGTTCCAGCCGGAGTGGGCCGTCGAAGATATACGCACGACCTTCTTCAAATGTGTAAGGTGGCAAGTAGAAGAAACATTAGATCCAATCAACTGTCCTTACCATTACTTCTGCGATAGCAATTATCCAGGAAATTATCCCCCTTACGTGGATTTTCTAGTTTTCCTGTTTGCAACCTCTTCATATCTGGCAACATTAGTCATCATGGTGATAGATATATCAAGAAAAGCAGGGGCTTGTCTCAGTCGTTCGAAGAGATTCTTACTACCATCAGGTCCAGTTTCTCTCCCAATAATCCTTTTAGCACTAGCCAAGGGTTACCGGACCAATTCTATATTTCCTCTATCCTGCACTGGTCCTGCAATTCTTCAACTGCTTCAGGTCTCTGCTTTGGCTTTTGATCATGGTGTTGATAAAGATATCAGGTATGCAATCTACGAGGCATCAACAATTTCTGGAATTCTGCATGCAAGTCTATACCTGGATTCCATAATATTGCCTTACTATACAGGTTTTGACGCCTTAGTTTCATCCACATTTTCTGGTGAGTGCCAATCCTGTGTGTGTCGAAGGGAGGTTTTGGTGGTGGGTGGAAGGCTAGTCGATTATAGGGGGTGGTCGATTACTACATTTTCGGTCGTGGGTGCTCTGTGTTCAAGGATCATATGCAGAATGACTGGagagaagaaaaggaggaTGATGGCAATCAAATTCCTGTTGGAAAGCTTAAGTTGGATTTTGATTACCTTGGACTGTATCTATTTAACCAGAAAGGCTCCACCGGAACAATCTATGCTGCGAATTGCAGCTTTTGGAAGTGTACTTGTATTGATCTGCCTTCATCTGATAAAGAAGCTCTCCTCTCAGATAACGCAATGGAATTTGGCACAGGAAAAATCAAATGGCTAG
- the LOC8270793 gene encoding uncharacterized protein LOC8270793 isoform X2 — MVLIKISGFDALVSSTFSGECQSCVCRREVLVVGGRLVDYRGWSITTFSVVGALCSRIICRMTGEKKRRMMAIKFLLESLSWILITLDCIYLTRKAPPEQSMLRIAAFGSVLVLICLHLIKKLSSQITQWNLAQEKSNG, encoded by the exons ATGGTGTTGATAAAGATATCAG GTTTTGACGCCTTAGTTTCATCCACATTTTCTGGTGAGTGCCAATCCTGTGTGTGTCGAAGGGAGGTTTTGGTGGTGGGTGGAAGGCTAGTCGATTATAGGGGGTGGTCGATTACTACATTTTCGGTCGTGGGTGCTCTGTGTTCAAGGATCATATGCAGAATGACTGGagagaagaaaaggaggaTGATGGCAATCAAATTCCTGTTGGAAAGCTTAAGTTGGATTTTGATTACCTTGGACTGTATCTATTTAACCAGAAAGGCTCCACCGGAACAATCTATGCTGCGAATTGCAGCTTTTGGAAGTGTACTTGTATTGATCTGCCTTCATCTGATAAAGAAGCTCTCCTCTCAGATAACGCAATGGAATTTGGCACAGGAAAAATCAAATGGCTAG